Below is a window of Planococcus rifietoensis DNA.
CCGCCGGCATCTTTGAAATGGGTTTGGAGGAGATCATACTCTTGCATGACTTTGGCATTGCGTTCGGCATCGTTGTAGACATCAGGATCGGCCATCGCCGCTTCAAGGTGACGCAGTTTCGCTTCCTGGTCCCGGAAATGGGCGAAGATTTTCATCATTTCCTGCCATACTGTGGCGTCGGAATTCAAGTCGGTTTGCTGTTCCAAATAGCCGATCGTTAAATCTTTCGGCATGATCAAATCGCCGCTGTCGTAAGACATTTCACCGGCAATGATTTTCAATAATGTGGATTTTCCGGCACCGTTGCGGCCGACAAGTGCGACCCGGTCACGATGCTGGACTTCTAGTTTGGCGCCTGAGATGATTTCCTCGGCACCGAATGATTTATGGATTTGATTGACTTGCAATACGATCATTTAGGGTCACCTCTATTCTTCTTAAGTGTAGCTGATGGGCGTGCGCTTCGCAATTACGCAAGCCTTTACATATCAAGGCCTGTCATGTAAGATTGATACGATTTGACAACAGTTCAGAAGGAAGCGATCCCATGCTTGACGAATCCCATAAAATACCGCAAGCGACAACGAAGCGGCTGCCCTTGTATTACCGGTTTCTCCAGAATTTTGCCAATGCTGGACAAAAGCGCATTTCCTCGCAGGAGTTGAGCGAAGCGATGAAAATCGATTCGGCGACCATTCGCCGCGATTTTTCCCATCTTGGCGCACTCGGCAAAAAAGGCTATGGCTACGATGTACAGGAGCTCTTGGCATTTTTCCGCAAGACGCTTGACCAGGACGAAGCGACAAATGTCGCCTTGATCGGTGTCGGAAGCCTCGGCAGCGCGTTTCTAAAATACAATTTTCATCGCAATCACAACACGAAAATCATCCTCGCCTTTGATACGAACAGCCCCCATGAAGGCAAGAAGATCAGCGGCATCGACACGTACCATCCTGATTTGATTGAAGAGAAAATCAAGCAGTACGGTGTGGAAGTGGTCATTTTGACGGTGCCATCGCGGTCGGCACAGGAAGTCACCGACCGGCTCGCGCAGACGGACATTAAAGGCATACTCAATTTCACGCCGGTGCGCATTTCCGTACCTGAACATATCCGTGTGCAGACGATCGATTTGTCGGTTGAACTGCAAACTTTGATCTACCAGATCAAGCATGATTAACATAAAACCTTCACATTTGAACGGCCTTTGGAAATAGCCAACGGGCCGCGTTTCATGTACACTAGAAGCATACTACAGGAGGTGTCTGATATGGCTCCAGGTCCACTAAGTTTAATCATCATCGGGATTGTCGCGTTGCTGATTTTCGGCCCGAAAAAATTGCCGGAACTAGGCAAAGCATTCGGTTCTTCCCTACGCGAATTCAAAAACGCCACAAAAGGGTTGGCAGATGACGACGAAGATGATAAAAAAGTCGAAGCAACAAAGAAAAACGATCTAGACAAGAAAGACGAGCACAAGTAACACGATAGGATGTTTGTCCGATGAACCAACAAAATGAAATGACGGTAGTTGAACATATAGGTGAACTCAGAAAACGGCTGGCCTTGATAGTCGTTTTCTTTCTGTTCGCGCTCATTGCGGGATTCTTTCTCGCCGAGCCGCTGATCCGCTATTTGCAATTTAGCGAAGAGGCGCGGAATTTGACGCTGAACGCTTTTAAAATTACCGATCCGATTAAGATATATATGCAGGTCATGATGATTTTGGCATTGATTATCACGTCGCCATTGATCATGTACCAATTTTGGGCGTTCATCAGCCCCGGACTCTCTGACAGGGAGCGAAAAGTGACGCTTGGGTATATCCCGTTTTCCTTGTCGCTGTTTATCGGCGGGATTGCGTTTTCCTATTTGGTGCTGTTTCCGTATGTTATCGGGTTCATGCTCAATATTTCGGAGAACCTGGATATTCAGGAGACGATCGGGATCAATGAGTATTTCCAGTTTTTGTTCCAAATTACTTTGCCGTTCGGCTTTATCTTCCAGCTGCCGGTGTTGATGCTGTTTTTGACGCGTCTCGGTATTTTGACGCCGATGATGATGACGAAGTACCGGAAGTATGCGTATTTGGCGCTGGTGACGATTGCTGCGTTCATTACACCGCCGGATATTATTTCCCATATGATCGTGACATTGCCGCTGATCTTGTTGTATGAATTCAGTGTGGTCATTGCGCGCATCGGATATCGCAAGTTCCTGCGGGCAGAACAGCAGCAGGCAATTGAAGAACAGACAGAAGACCTTCCGCCGAAATGATGGCGGGAGGTTTTTTGTTTGGAATGAAATGTATAAACAGTTTGAGTGGGGAAAGTTTTGGTAATAGGAGACTGCGCTCCAGGGGCACGCTTGGGGCCCGCAGGATGCGGGTCATGCAGTTGAAGCGACAGGACGTCGCGTTTTCAACTGCCCGGGGATAGGGCGGGTGGTGAGCCGATGTGACAAAGAAACCCCTGCGACATACCTACAAGCAGATATGTCGCAAATGAATAAGCTCAGCTTCTCTTCACTTATTCATTCGCTCAGTCCCACAGGCGTCAGCCCCTTTTGCTCCGTCGATAGTTTTAGAGTGAAACGGACATTTTGTCACGCTCTCAATAGTATATGTGTAGATAGTCTCGGCCTTTGCAAAATGTATCGGCTGGTGGAATTAATATTCAACCAATAGGCAGACTTGCTTCATTTATTTTAATAACGCTCTTAACAATTAAGTTACTTCTCAGCCAGTTGGTGCCACCTTCAATACTATGGTATCTTCTTATTCTTCTCTTATAGAGATTAAAAACCGCCGTCCCATTAAAGGAGCGGCGATTAGTTGTTATTGCAGATTTTCCATTTGTTTGATGAAGGTTTCGATCTTGTCCATATTGAGCTGGATGAGCATGACGTAGCCGTTTAGCAGGATGTGCGCGATGATCGGGGTGATGATGCGCTTAGTCCGCTGATAAAGGGCTGCCAGGATCAATCCGGTCGTGAAGTAGAGCAGGAGATGCGTGAACTCGAGATGGACGAGTGCGAAGACGAGTGCCGAGATGGCCGTGGCGATCCAGAAGTTCATCGTTTGGTTCAAGGAGCCGAAGACGACCCGGCGGAAGACGAGTTCTTCGAGGATCGGGCCGAACAGGACGACCGCGATGATCGCGTACGGCACGACTTCAGCGATTCGAACGAGTGTCTGTGTATTGGCGGATCCTGGGTCGATGCCGATCGCCATTTCAATCATGGCAGCGATCGATTGCCCGATGATCAACAACAGAAAGCCGAGGACGCCCCAGCCGATTGCCGCGGGGAGGCTCGATTTTTTGCCTTTCCAAATATTGAAGAAGTTGCGGTCGCGCAAGATGAGAATCATTGTAACTAAAAAGCCGACGCCCATCGTCAGGAAGATCAGCCAGCCAGACGTCGAAGCGCGGGCCGTGGCATCGTCAAGTCCTTGGTCGCGGAAATAGCCGAGCGTCGGGCCGATAAAGAGAATTGGCATGAGTTGAACGGCTACGAAGACGAGCAGGACCAGGAGCGGCGTGCGCATATTTTTGCGCTTATACCCTTTCGCTTTCTGGGAAGAGGCGGTTTTATCGGTTGAGGTCATGTAGTCAAATTCCTTTCTTTTCACGTGCTCCTTTTATTGTAGGGCTTAACGGAAAAAGGCGCAAAGAATTCAAAACGCTCTAGGGTTTCTGCTTGCAATTAACTGAAGATTTTATTAAACTTATCTATGGGTTAGCACTCAAGGACAGAGAGTGCTAAACGACTAGAAGCTATTTAATTTGAGGAGGGTGTTTCAATTGTTAAGACCATTAGGAGATCGTGTCATCATTGAGCTCGTCGAAGTGGAAGAAAAGACATCTAGCGGAATCGTCTTGCCAGGAACGGCGCAGGAAAAGCCGCAGGAAGGCAAAGTGATTGCGGTAGGGAATGGACTTATCCGTGAAAACGGACAGCGCACAGAGCTGGACGTAACTGAAGGAGACCGCGTCGTCTTTTCGAAATATGCGGGCACAGAATTGAAATACGAAGGCAAAGAATACTTAATTTTACGTGAAAACGACATCCTTGCGATTGTCGGCTAAATAAGCATAAATTCTATTTATATAGGAGGAACCGAATCATGGCAAAAGATATTAAGTTCAGTGAAGATGCACGCAGCTTGATGCTGCAAGGTGTAGATAAATTAGCGGACGCAGTCAAAGTAACGCTTGGGCCAAAAGGGCGCAACGTTGTGCTTGAGAAGAAATTCGGCACGCCGCTTATCACAAACGACGGCGTAACCATCGCCAAAGAAATCGAACTTGAAAACGCGTTTGAAAACATGGGCGCGAAACTCGTAGCGGAAGTTGCTTCCAAAACGAACGATATCGCAGGTGACGGTACGACAACTGCGACAGTTCTAGCACAAGCGATGATCCGCGAAGGCTTGAAGAACGTCACAGCTGGCGCAAACCCTGTGGGCATCCGCCGCGGCATCGAACTTGCTGTGGAAAGCGCAGTCACTGGATTGCAGTCCATTTCCCAGCAAATCGAAGGCAAAGAATCGATTGCGCAAGTAGCGGCGATTTCTTCAGGCGACGAGGAAGTCGGCAAATTGATCGCAGAAGCAATGGAGCGCGTCGGCAACGATGGTGTTATCACATTGGAAGAATCGCGCGGCTTCACGACGGAACTTGACGTTGTGGAAGGGATGCAATTCGACCGTGGTTACCAGTCTCCTTACATGGTGACGGATTCCGATAAAATGGAAGCGGTTCTTGAAAACCCGTTTATCCTTGTCACTGACAAGAAAATCGGCAACATCCAGGAAATCCTTCCAGTGCTTGAGCAAGTCGTTCAGCAAAGCAAACCGCTCCTCATCATCTCTGAAGATGTTGAAGGCGAAGCGTTGGCAACACTTGTCGTGAACAAATTGCGCGGCACATTCAATGCAGTGGCTGTTAAAGCTCCTGGCTTCGGCGACCGCAGAAAAGCGATGCTCGAAGACATTGCAGCTTTGACTGGCGCTGAAGTGATCACAGAAGACCTCGGTCTTGACTTGAAATCCACAAACATCGCACAACTTGGACGCGCAGCGAAAGTCGTTGTCTCTAAAGACAACACGACAATCGTTGAAGGCAATGGCGATTCCGAGAAAATCATCGCTCGCGTGGCGCAAATCCGCAGCCAATTGGAAGAAACAACTTCTGAATTCGACCGCGAAAAACTGCAGGAGCGCCTCGCGAAACTTGCTGGCGGCGTTGCAGTCATCAAAGTCGGCGCAGCAACTGAAACAGAATTGAAAGAGCGTAAATTGCGCATCGAAGACGCATTGAATGCAACACGCGCAGCGGTTGAAGAAGGTATCGTGGCAGGCGGCGGTACAGCGCTTATCAATGTCTACAACCAAG
It encodes the following:
- a CDS encoding redox-sensing transcriptional repressor Rex — encoded protein: MLDESHKIPQATTKRLPLYYRFLQNFANAGQKRISSQELSEAMKIDSATIRRDFSHLGALGKKGYGYDVQELLAFFRKTLDQDEATNVALIGVGSLGSAFLKYNFHRNHNTKIILAFDTNSPHEGKKISGIDTYHPDLIEEKIKQYGVEVVILTVPSRSAQEVTDRLAQTDIKGILNFTPVRISVPEHIRVQTIDLSVELQTLIYQIKHD
- a CDS encoding twin-arginine translocase TatA/TatE family subunit; the encoded protein is MAPGPLSLIIIGIVALLIFGPKKLPELGKAFGSSLREFKNATKGLADDDEDDKKVEATKKNDLDKKDEHK
- the groES gene encoding co-chaperone GroES, translated to MLRPLGDRVIIELVEVEEKTSSGIVLPGTAQEKPQEGKVIAVGNGLIRENGQRTELDVTEGDRVVFSKYAGTELKYEGKEYLILRENDILAIVG
- the tatC gene encoding twin-arginine translocase subunit TatC, which codes for MNQQNEMTVVEHIGELRKRLALIVVFFLFALIAGFFLAEPLIRYLQFSEEARNLTLNAFKITDPIKIYMQVMMILALIITSPLIMYQFWAFISPGLSDRERKVTLGYIPFSLSLFIGGIAFSYLVLFPYVIGFMLNISENLDIQETIGINEYFQFLFQITLPFGFIFQLPVLMLFLTRLGILTPMMMTKYRKYAYLALVTIAAFITPPDIISHMIVTLPLILLYEFSVVIARIGYRKFLRAEQQQAIEEQTEDLPPK
- a CDS encoding CPBP family intramembrane glutamic endopeptidase, yielding MTSTDKTASSQKAKGYKRKNMRTPLLVLLVFVAVQLMPILFIGPTLGYFRDQGLDDATARASTSGWLIFLTMGVGFLVTMILILRDRNFFNIWKGKKSSLPAAIGWGVLGFLLLIIGQSIAAMIEMAIGIDPGSANTQTLVRIAEVVPYAIIAVVLFGPILEELVFRRVVFGSLNQTMNFWIATAISALVFALVHLEFTHLLLYFTTGLILAALYQRTKRIITPIIAHILLNGYVMLIQLNMDKIETFIKQMENLQ
- the groL gene encoding chaperonin GroEL (60 kDa chaperone family; promotes refolding of misfolded polypeptides especially under stressful conditions; forms two stacked rings of heptamers to form a barrel-shaped 14mer; ends can be capped by GroES; misfolded proteins enter the barrel where they are refolded when GroES binds) — translated: MAKDIKFSEDARSLMLQGVDKLADAVKVTLGPKGRNVVLEKKFGTPLITNDGVTIAKEIELENAFENMGAKLVAEVASKTNDIAGDGTTTATVLAQAMIREGLKNVTAGANPVGIRRGIELAVESAVTGLQSISQQIEGKESIAQVAAISSGDEEVGKLIAEAMERVGNDGVITLEESRGFTTELDVVEGMQFDRGYQSPYMVTDSDKMEAVLENPFILVTDKKIGNIQEILPVLEQVVQQSKPLLIISEDVEGEALATLVVNKLRGTFNAVAVKAPGFGDRRKAMLEDIAALTGAEVITEDLGLDLKSTNIAQLGRAAKVVVSKDNTTIVEGNGDSEKIIARVAQIRSQLEETTSEFDREKLQERLAKLAGGVAVIKVGAATETELKERKLRIEDALNATRAAVEEGIVAGGGTALINVYNQVAEVAAQHEGDVATGVNIVLRALEEPVRQIATNAGLEGSIIVHRLKTEEVGIGYNAATGEWVNMLEQGIVDPTKVTRSALQNAASVAAMFLTTEAVVADIPEPAGQGGGMPDMGGMGGMM